Proteins co-encoded in one Tachysurus fulvidraco isolate hzauxx_2018 chromosome 17, HZAU_PFXX_2.0, whole genome shotgun sequence genomic window:
- the cep41 gene encoding centrosomal protein of 41 kDa isoform X2, with translation MSSKRSIGNAEYLKKRIPQNPKYQYVKSRLDTGFSLTKYMERLEEMKKNYRYKKDELFKRLKVTTFAQLVLQVASVSDLNESMMDEEPRLKDVSESGDGEGLSDRTESSPRPSPQPDKLTNGREASDTAFSPRSTLQSVISGEGELDMNRNMSSSVPLTPLSAPCATDRPYPDCPYLLLDVRDRELYDQCHIISAHSFPIATLSRTINPYTKDVLDYRNVQGKIIILYDEDERIASQAATTMCQRGFENLFMLSGGLKVIAQKFPEGMTTGSFPVSCLPAPTGPSGLKHTKHRQMPQPAEHKQRFTSEDLNNIQHNLDEVLVPSETSSRLSSRVSISSANSQISSARSSRLGSGSARSQSSRPWK, from the exons ATGTCGTCGAAGCGGAGTATTGGCAATGCAGAG TACCTGAAGAAGAGAATCCCCCAGAATCCCAAATATCAGTATGTCAAATCAAGACTGGATACAG gtTTCAGCCTGACGAAGTACATGGAGAGGCTGGAGGAGATGAAGAAAA ATTACAGATATAAAAAAGACGAGCTTTTTAAAAGGCTCAAAGTGACCACGTTCGCTCAGCTG GTGCTCCAGGTAGCTTCGGTGTCAGACCTGAACGAGAGCATGATGGACGAGGAGCCCAGACTTAAAG ATGTTTCAGAGTCAGGAGATGGAGAGGGTCTATCAGACCGCACCGAGTCTTCGCCCCGCCCGAGTCCTCAACCTGACAAACTGACTAATGGCAGAGAGGCGAGTGACACCGCGTTCTCCCCCAGATCCACACTTCAGAG tgtgaTCAGCGGTGAAGGAGAGCTGGATATGAACAGGAACATGTCGAGCAGTGTGCCTCTGACCCCACTGAGCGCTCCGTGTGCCACAGATCGTCCCTACCCAGACTGCCCCTACCTGCTGCTGGACGTCCGAGACCGAGAGCTTTACGATCAGTGCCACATCATCAGCG CTCACAGTTTTCCCATTGCCACCCTCTCTAGAACGATTAACCCTTACACCAAGGACGTTCTCGATTAC AGAAACGTTCAGGGAAAAATCATCATCCTGTACGACGAGGATGAGCGGATAGCCAGCCaggctgccaccaccatgtgcCAGAGAGGCTTCGAGAATCTCTTCATGCTCTCCGGAG GCTTGAAGGTGATAGCGCAGAAGTTTCCGGAAGGAATGACCACCGGCTCGTTTCCTGTCTCCTGTCTCCCTGCGCCAACTGGACCCTCGGGCCTGAAGCACACCAAGCACCGCCAGATGCCACAGCCAGCGGAACACAAACAACGGTTCACCTCAGAAGACCTCAACAACATCCAGCACAACCTGGACGAGGTGCTCGTACCCAGCGAGACCAGCA GTCGTCTGAGCAGCAGGGTGTCTATTAGCAGCGCAAATTCTCAAATATCCAGCGCTCGGAGCAGTCGACTGGGCTCGGGAAGTGCCAGGTCACAGAGCAGTCGGCCCTGGAAATAA
- the cep41 gene encoding centrosomal protein of 41 kDa isoform X1, translating to MMSKVSGDDDTAGKYLKKRIPQNPKYQYVKSRLDTGFSLTKYMERLEEMKKNYRYKKDELFKRLKVTTFAQLVLQVASVSDLNESMMDEEPRLKDVSESGDGEGLSDRTESSPRPSPQPDKLTNGREASDTAFSPRSTLQSVISGEGELDMNRNMSSSVPLTPLSAPCATDRPYPDCPYLLLDVRDRELYDQCHIISAHSFPIATLSRTINPYTKDVLDYRNVQGKIIILYDEDERIASQAATTMCQRGFENLFMLSGGLKVIAQKFPEGMTTGSFPVSCLPAPTGPSGLKHTKHRQMPQPAEHKQRFTSEDLNNIQHNLDEVLVPSETSSRLSSRVSISSANSQISSARSSRLGSGSARSQSSRPWK from the exons ATGATGAGTAAAGTGTCAGGAGATGATGACACTGCAGGAAAA TACCTGAAGAAGAGAATCCCCCAGAATCCCAAATATCAGTATGTCAAATCAAGACTGGATACAG gtTTCAGCCTGACGAAGTACATGGAGAGGCTGGAGGAGATGAAGAAAA ATTACAGATATAAAAAAGACGAGCTTTTTAAAAGGCTCAAAGTGACCACGTTCGCTCAGCTG GTGCTCCAGGTAGCTTCGGTGTCAGACCTGAACGAGAGCATGATGGACGAGGAGCCCAGACTTAAAG ATGTTTCAGAGTCAGGAGATGGAGAGGGTCTATCAGACCGCACCGAGTCTTCGCCCCGCCCGAGTCCTCAACCTGACAAACTGACTAATGGCAGAGAGGCGAGTGACACCGCGTTCTCCCCCAGATCCACACTTCAGAG tgtgaTCAGCGGTGAAGGAGAGCTGGATATGAACAGGAACATGTCGAGCAGTGTGCCTCTGACCCCACTGAGCGCTCCGTGTGCCACAGATCGTCCCTACCCAGACTGCCCCTACCTGCTGCTGGACGTCCGAGACCGAGAGCTTTACGATCAGTGCCACATCATCAGCG CTCACAGTTTTCCCATTGCCACCCTCTCTAGAACGATTAACCCTTACACCAAGGACGTTCTCGATTAC AGAAACGTTCAGGGAAAAATCATCATCCTGTACGACGAGGATGAGCGGATAGCCAGCCaggctgccaccaccatgtgcCAGAGAGGCTTCGAGAATCTCTTCATGCTCTCCGGAG GCTTGAAGGTGATAGCGCAGAAGTTTCCGGAAGGAATGACCACCGGCTCGTTTCCTGTCTCCTGTCTCCCTGCGCCAACTGGACCCTCGGGCCTGAAGCACACCAAGCACCGCCAGATGCCACAGCCAGCGGAACACAAACAACGGTTCACCTCAGAAGACCTCAACAACATCCAGCACAACCTGGACGAGGTGCTCGTACCCAGCGAGACCAGCA GTCGTCTGAGCAGCAGGGTGTCTATTAGCAGCGCAAATTCTCAAATATCCAGCGCTCGGAGCAGTCGACTGGGCTCGGGAAGTGCCAGGTCACAGAGCAGTCGGCCCTGGAAATAA
- the cep41 gene encoding centrosomal protein of 41 kDa isoform X3, translated as MEKGMRAFNLHNMLSDEEEGTNGDSQDPYYRYKKDELFKRLKVTTFAQLVLQVASVSDLNESMMDEEPRLKDVSESGDGEGLSDRTESSPRPSPQPDKLTNGREASDTAFSPRSTLQSVISGEGELDMNRNMSSSVPLTPLSAPCATDRPYPDCPYLLLDVRDRELYDQCHIISAHSFPIATLSRTINPYTKDVLDYRNVQGKIIILYDEDERIASQAATTMCQRGFENLFMLSGGLKVIAQKFPEGMTTGSFPVSCLPAPTGPSGLKHTKHRQMPQPAEHKQRFTSEDLNNIQHNLDEVLVPSETSSRLSSRVSISSANSQISSARSSRLGSGSARSQSSRPWK; from the exons ATGGAGAAGGGGATGAGAGCGTTTAATCTGCACAACATGCTGAGCGATGAGGAGGAGGGGACAAACGGGGACAGCCAGGATCCAT ATTACAGATATAAAAAAGACGAGCTTTTTAAAAGGCTCAAAGTGACCACGTTCGCTCAGCTG GTGCTCCAGGTAGCTTCGGTGTCAGACCTGAACGAGAGCATGATGGACGAGGAGCCCAGACTTAAAG ATGTTTCAGAGTCAGGAGATGGAGAGGGTCTATCAGACCGCACCGAGTCTTCGCCCCGCCCGAGTCCTCAACCTGACAAACTGACTAATGGCAGAGAGGCGAGTGACACCGCGTTCTCCCCCAGATCCACACTTCAGAG tgtgaTCAGCGGTGAAGGAGAGCTGGATATGAACAGGAACATGTCGAGCAGTGTGCCTCTGACCCCACTGAGCGCTCCGTGTGCCACAGATCGTCCCTACCCAGACTGCCCCTACCTGCTGCTGGACGTCCGAGACCGAGAGCTTTACGATCAGTGCCACATCATCAGCG CTCACAGTTTTCCCATTGCCACCCTCTCTAGAACGATTAACCCTTACACCAAGGACGTTCTCGATTAC AGAAACGTTCAGGGAAAAATCATCATCCTGTACGACGAGGATGAGCGGATAGCCAGCCaggctgccaccaccatgtgcCAGAGAGGCTTCGAGAATCTCTTCATGCTCTCCGGAG GCTTGAAGGTGATAGCGCAGAAGTTTCCGGAAGGAATGACCACCGGCTCGTTTCCTGTCTCCTGTCTCCCTGCGCCAACTGGACCCTCGGGCCTGAAGCACACCAAGCACCGCCAGATGCCACAGCCAGCGGAACACAAACAACGGTTCACCTCAGAAGACCTCAACAACATCCAGCACAACCTGGACGAGGTGCTCGTACCCAGCGAGACCAGCA GTCGTCTGAGCAGCAGGGTGTCTATTAGCAGCGCAAATTCTCAAATATCCAGCGCTCGGAGCAGTCGACTGGGCTCGGGAAGTGCCAGGTCACAGAGCAGTCGGCCCTGGAAATAA
- the LOC113651486 gene encoding carboxypeptidase A1-like, producing the protein MKGLWVLLALCATVLGKETFEGHEVLRITAVNEAEIELLKELSEYEHLGLDFWMDPVDVSLPIDVRVPFHSLQAVRAFLGYHEIHYETMIQDLQDLLDAEQREMLRSRSVEPRSTNDYNYASYHTLNEINSFMDMLVQENPGFVSKLVIGQSYEKRPLNVLKFSTGANRPGLWLDTGIHSREWVTQASGTWFAKKIVTDYGRDAELTDILNKYDIFLEIVTNPDGFQFTHNSNRMWRKTRKPNPGSSCVGVDPNRNWDAGFGGAGSSGSPCTETYRGPSAHSEPEVKAIVDFVKSHGQIKAFVSIHSYSQMLLYPYGYTKTPCKDQAELHELARKAVTDLSSLYNTQYRYGSIINTIYQASGGTIDWTYDQGIKYSYTFELRDNGRYGFILPANQIIPTAQETWLALMAIMKHTKNNPY; encoded by the exons ATGAAGGGACTTTGGGTTCTGCTGGCACTGTGTGCGACCGTTTTGGGCAAGGAGACCTTCGAGGG ACACGAGGTCCTTCGGATCACCGCCGTGAATGAGGCTGAGATTGAGCTCCTGAAGGAACTTTCGGAATACGAGCACCTTGGG ctggATTTTTGGATGGATCCCGTCGACGTGTCTCTCCCCATCGATGTCCGTGTTCCCTTCCACAGCCTGCAGGCCGTCAGGGCGTTCCTGGGCTACCATGAGATCCACTATGAGACCATGATCCAGGATCTTCAG GATCTTCTCGATGCAGAGCAGCGTGAGATGTTGAGATCCAGATCTGTCGAGCCGAGAAGCACCAACGATTATAACTACGCCAGCTATCACACGCTGAACGAG ATCAACAGCTTCATGGACATGTTGGTGCAGGAGAACCCTGGGTTCGTCAGCAAGCTCGTGATCGGACAGAGTTACGAGAAACGTCCGTTAAACGTTCTGAAA TTTAGCACTGGTGCTAACCGGCCTGGTCTTTGGCTCGACACTGGGATTCACTCCAGAGAATGGGTGACCCAGGCGAGCGGAACCTGGTTCGCTAAGAAG ATTGTGACAGATTACGGACGTGACGCTGAGCTGACAGACATCCTCAACAAGTACGACATTTTCCTCGAGATCGTCACCAATCCTGATGGATTCCAGTTCACCCACAACAGT AACCGCATGTGGCGCAAGACGAGGAAACCTAATCCCGGATCCAGCTGCGTTGGTGTCGACCCCAACAGGAACTGGGATGCTGGATTTGGAG GTGCCGGCTCTAGCGGTAGCCCTTGCACGGAGACGTATCGTGGACCGAGCGCTCACTCCGAACCCGAGGTCAAAGCCATCGTGGACTTCGTTAAGTCTCACGGCCAGATTAAAGCCTTTGTGTCCATCCACAGCTACTCCCAGATGCTCCTGTACCCGTACGGATACACCAAAACTCCCTGCAAGGACCAGGCTGAGCTG CATGAGCTGGCACGAAAGGCCGTGACTGACCTGAGCAGCTTGTATAACACTCAGTACAGATACGGCAGCATCATCAACACCATCT ACCAAGCAAGCGGTGGCACCATCGACTGGACCTACGACCAGGGCATCAAGTACTCCTACACCTTCGAGCTGAGAGACAACGGACGATACGGATTCATCCTGCCAGCCAATCAGATCATCCCGACTGCTCAGGAGACCTGGTTGGCCCTCATGGCCATCATGAAGCACACCAAGAACAACCCGTATTAA
- the LOC113651484 gene encoding carboxypeptidase A1-like codes for MSSAAWICSSSNMRGLAVLAALLVAAAFCKETFEGHQVLRITAKDEVEIRLLKELSGQEHLQLDFWMDPVAVSLPVDVRVPFHSLQDVRAFLGYHEIHYDIMIQDLQDHLDKEQHEMMRSRVFQPRTTDDYDYSNYHTLSEINSFMDMLVQENPKLVSKLVIGQSYEGRPLNVLKFSTGGTKRPGIWIDTGIHAREWITPASGSWFAKKIVTDYGHDPVLTAILDKLDIFLELVTNPDGYEYTHSSNRMWRKTRRINIGTSCIGVDPNRNWGTAFGGAGSSSNPCSETYRGISAYSEPEVRSIVDFTKSHGNLKSFLTIHSYSQMMLYPYGDTGAPCVDEAELDELAFKAATALEGLYGTKYTYGSTFDTIYQASGVTTDWAYDQGIKYSYTFELRDTGRYGFVLPADQIIPTAQETWLALMVIMEHTKNNPY; via the exons ATGAGCAGCGCAGCATGGATCTGTTCATCAAGCAACATGAGAGGACTCGCGGTCTTGGCAGCTCTGCTCGTAGCTGCTGCTTTCTGCAAGGAGACGTTCGAGGG ACACCAGGTTCTTCGGATAACTGCAAAGGATGAGGTGGAGATCAGGCTCCTGAAGGAACTGTCTGGGCAAGAACATCTCCAG ctGGATTTCTGGATGGATCCCGTTGCCGTGTCTCTCCCTGTCGATGTCCGTGTTCCCTTCCACAGCCTGCAGGACGTGAGAGCGTTCCTGGGCTACCATGAGATCCACTATGATATCATGATCCAGGATCTTCAG GATCATCTGGATAAGGAGCAGCATGAGATGATGAGATCTCGTGTTTTTCAGCCCAGAACCACCGATGACTATGACTACTCTAACTACCACACTCTGAGCGAG ATCAACAGCTTCATGGACATGTTGGTGCAGGAGAACCCTAAACTGGTTAGCAAGCTCGTGATCGGACAGAGTTACGAGGGCCGTCCATTAAACGTTCTGAAG TTTAGCACTGGTGGTACGAAGCGTCCGGGGATCTGGATAGACACCGGGATCCACGCCAGAGAATGGATCACACCAGCAAGTGGATCCTGGTTCGCTAAGAAG ATCGTGACAGATTACGGACATGACCCCGTTCTTACCGCCATCCTTGACAAGTTAGACATTTTCCTGGAGCTTGTTACCAACCCCGACGGTTATGAATATACCCACAGCAGC AACCGCATGTGGCGCAAAACGAGGAGGATAAACATTGGTACCTCGTGTATCGGTGTGGACCCTAACAGGAACTGGGGTACAGCGTTTGGAG GTGCTGGTTCCAGTAGTAACCCTTGCTCTGAGACGTACCGTGGAATAAGTGCTTACTCTGAGCCCGAGGTCAGGTCCATTGTGGATTTTACGAAGTCTCACGGCAATCTCAAGTCCTTTTTGACCATCCATAGCTACTCTCAGATGATGCTCTATCCCTACGGTGACACCGGTGCTCCTTGCGTGGATGAAGCAGAGCTG GATGAGCTTGCTttcaaagctgccactgcattGGAGGGTCTGTATGGCACTAAATACACCTACGGGAGCACCTTTGATACCATCT ATCAGGCGAGCGGAGTGACCACAGACTGGGCCTACGATCAGGGCATCAAGTACTCCTACACCTTTGAGCTGAGAGACACCGGGCGTTACGGATTCGTCCTTCCTGCGGATCAGATCATCCCGACAGCTCAGGAGACGTGGCTGGCTCTCATGGTCATCATGGAGCACACTAAGAACAACCCGTACTGA